One genomic segment of Pseudomonas fortuita includes these proteins:
- the lnt gene encoding apolipoprotein N-acyltransferase has protein sequence MRWITRPGWPGNLLALAAGASTLLALAPFDIWPLAILSIAVLYLGLRELSPRQAMWRGWWFGFGLYGAGTWWIYVSMNTYGGASPLLAILLLLAFFAALAWFFALPTWLWARWLRRNEAPLADALCFAALWLLQEAFRGWFLTGFPWLYAGYSQLDGPLAGLAPLGGVWLVSFALALTAALLCNLHRLRTRPSFLAVACLLLLAPWALGLALKGHAWTKPAGDPLKVAAIQGNVEQDLKWDPAHSDAQLALYRDLSFSSKPVDLLVWPETAVPVLKDQAQGYIDVMGRFAAERHSALITGVPVREVVHHQRRYYNGITVTGEGDGTYLKQKLVPFGEYVPLQDMLRGMIEFFNLPMSDFARGPEDQPLLQAKGYQVAPYICYEVVYPEFAAGLAARSDLLLTISNDTWFGKSIGPLQHLQMAQMRALEAGRWMIRATNNGVTALIDPFGRITTQVPQFQQAVLYGEVVPMQQLTPYLKWRSWPLAIVCVLLLGWALLAGRIAKTV, from the coding sequence ATGCGTTGGATCACCCGCCCCGGCTGGCCCGGTAACCTGCTGGCCCTGGCGGCCGGTGCTTCCACCCTTCTGGCCCTGGCGCCGTTCGACATCTGGCCGCTGGCCATATTGTCCATCGCCGTGCTCTACCTCGGCCTGCGCGAGCTCAGCCCGCGCCAGGCCATGTGGCGGGGCTGGTGGTTCGGTTTCGGCCTGTATGGCGCCGGCACCTGGTGGATCTACGTCAGCATGAACACCTACGGCGGCGCCTCGCCGCTGTTGGCGATCCTGCTGCTGTTGGCGTTCTTCGCTGCGTTGGCCTGGTTCTTTGCCCTGCCCACCTGGCTGTGGGCGCGCTGGCTGAGGCGCAATGAAGCGCCACTGGCCGACGCGCTGTGCTTCGCCGCCCTGTGGCTGCTGCAAGAGGCCTTCCGCGGCTGGTTCCTGACCGGCTTCCCCTGGCTCTACGCCGGCTACAGCCAGCTGGACGGCCCGCTGGCCGGCCTGGCACCGCTGGGCGGCGTATGGCTGGTTTCTTTCGCCCTGGCGCTTACAGCAGCCCTGCTGTGCAACCTGCACCGCCTGCGCACCCGCCCCTCGTTCCTGGCAGTCGCCTGCCTGCTGTTACTGGCCCCGTGGGCACTGGGCCTGGCACTCAAGGGCCATGCCTGGACCAAACCGGCAGGCGACCCGCTGAAAGTGGCAGCCATTCAAGGCAACGTCGAGCAGGACCTGAAATGGGACCCGGCACACAGCGACGCGCAACTGGCGCTGTACCGTGACCTGAGCTTCAGCTCCAAACCTGTGGACCTGCTGGTCTGGCCTGAAACCGCGGTGCCGGTGCTCAAGGACCAGGCCCAGGGTTACATCGACGTGATGGGCCGCTTCGCCGCCGAGCGTCATTCGGCGCTGATCACAGGCGTGCCGGTGCGTGAAGTGGTGCATCACCAGCGCCGCTACTACAACGGCATTACCGTCACCGGTGAAGGCGATGGCACCTACCTCAAGCAGAAGCTGGTGCCGTTTGGCGAATACGTGCCGCTGCAGGACATGCTGCGGGGCATGATCGAGTTCTTCAACCTGCCCATGTCCGACTTCGCTCGCGGGCCTGAAGACCAGCCGCTGTTGCAGGCCAAGGGCTATCAGGTTGCGCCGTACATCTGCTACGAAGTGGTCTACCCCGAGTTTGCCGCAGGCCTGGCCGCACGCAGCGACCTGCTGCTGACCATCAGCAACGACACCTGGTTCGGCAAATCGATAGGCCCCTTGCAGCACTTGCAGATGGCACAGATGCGCGCACTGGAAGCCGGCCGCTGGATGATCCGCGCCACCAACAACGGCGTGACTGCCCTGATCGACCCGTTTGGCCGCATTACCACGCAAGTGCCGCAATTCCAGCAGGCGGTGCTGTATGGCGAAGTGGTGCCGATGCAGCAACTGACGCCATACCTGAAATGGCGCTCGTGGCCGCTGGCGATCGTCTGTGTGCTGCTGCTGGGCTGGGCGTTGCTGGCAGGGCGCATAGCCAAAACCGTCTGA
- a CDS encoding tetratricopeptide repeat protein, protein MNRTGRALTLGCLLLLQPLLALAEGGNSLLIPATGRCTLNVQPEDLANALKACEQTATAGDAQAQFELGEYYYTQTPKNLDKALDWFQKASLQGQADAQYRLGAMFFHGEGVKANNVQAYILLKMAAVNGAEDALDMADEVTEQMPRDELEHATQVLGQIFRKYLLELQNAEGRTPFSPLP, encoded by the coding sequence ATGAACCGCACCGGCCGCGCCCTGACCCTGGGCTGCCTGTTGCTTCTTCAGCCCCTGCTGGCCTTGGCGGAGGGCGGTAACTCGTTGCTGATTCCGGCGACGGGCCGCTGCACCTTGAATGTTCAGCCTGAAGACCTGGCAAACGCCCTCAAGGCCTGCGAGCAGACGGCTACCGCGGGGGATGCCCAGGCGCAATTCGAACTGGGCGAGTACTACTACACGCAAACGCCGAAAAACCTCGACAAAGCCCTGGACTGGTTCCAGAAGGCTTCGCTGCAAGGCCAGGCCGACGCCCAGTACCGTCTGGGTGCGATGTTCTTCCATGGCGAAGGGGTCAAGGCCAACAACGTGCAGGCCTACATCCTGCTGAAGATGGCCGCGGTCAACGGTGCCGAAGATGCATTGGACATGGCCGACGAAGTGACCGAGCAAATGCCCCGCGACGAGCTGGAGCATGCCACCCAGGTGCTCGGCCAGATTTTCCGCAAATACCTGCTGGAACTGCAGAACGCCGAAGGGCGCACGCCGTTCTCGCCGCTCCCCTGA
- a CDS encoding PhoH family protein — MNAPIEPHRFILEPFEAHRFANLCGQFDEHLRLIEQRLAIEIRNRGNQFELIGEPKTTSAAEQLLRRLYRETKATDLSPETVHLYLQESAVENIDNPAVNEVSVSLRTRKGNIRPRGLNQQRYVKEILANDINFGIGPAGTGKTYLAVACAVDALEREQVRRILLVRPAVEAGEKLGFLPGDLAQKIDPYLRPLYDALYEMLGFEHVAKLIERQVIEIAPLAYMRGRTLNNSFIILDESQNTTLEQMKMFLTRIGFGSTAVITGDITQVDLPRGTKSGLAHVIEVLKDVPGISFTHFQPKDVVRHPLVQRIVEAYDRFEAHQAKPEAPGKNA, encoded by the coding sequence TTGAACGCACCCATAGAACCCCATCGTTTCATCCTCGAGCCCTTCGAGGCCCACCGTTTCGCCAACCTGTGCGGGCAGTTCGACGAGCACTTGCGCCTGATCGAACAGCGCTTGGCCATTGAAATCCGCAACCGCGGCAATCAGTTCGAACTGATCGGCGAACCCAAGACCACCTCTGCGGCCGAACAGTTGCTGCGCCGTCTCTACCGCGAGACCAAGGCAACCGACCTGTCGCCGGAAACCGTGCACCTGTACCTTCAGGAGTCGGCTGTCGAGAACATCGACAACCCGGCCGTGAACGAAGTCAGCGTGTCGCTGCGTACGCGCAAGGGCAACATCCGCCCACGCGGGCTCAACCAGCAGCGCTACGTGAAGGAAATCCTGGCCAACGACATCAACTTCGGCATCGGCCCGGCCGGTACCGGCAAGACCTACCTTGCCGTCGCCTGCGCGGTGGATGCGCTGGAACGCGAACAGGTGCGCCGCATCCTGCTGGTGCGCCCGGCGGTCGAGGCAGGCGAAAAGCTTGGCTTCCTGCCCGGTGACCTGGCGCAGAAGATTGACCCGTACCTGCGCCCGCTGTACGACGCCCTGTACGAAATGCTCGGCTTCGAGCACGTGGCCAAGCTGATAGAGCGCCAGGTGATCGAGATCGCCCCGCTGGCCTACATGCGTGGCCGCACCCTGAACAACAGCTTCATCATCCTCGACGAAAGCCAGAACACCACGCTGGAACAGATGAAAATGTTCCTCACCCGCATCGGTTTCGGTTCCACGGCGGTGATCACCGGTGACATCACCCAGGTCGACCTGCCACGTGGCACCAAGTCCGGCCTGGCACACGTCATCGAGGTGCTGAAGGACGTTCCAGGCATCAGCTTTACCCACTTCCAGCCCAAAGATGTGGTTCGTCACCCACTGGTGCAGCGTATTGTCGAAGCCTACGACCGCTTCGAAGCCCACCAGGCCAAGCCCGAGGCGCCCGGCAAAAATGCTTGA
- the hemL gene encoding glutamate-1-semialdehyde 2,1-aminomutase: MSRSEDLFAKAQKHIPGGVNSPVRAFKSVGGTPLFFKHAEGAYVVDEDDKRYVDYVGSWGPMILGHGHPDVLDSVRKQLEHGLSYGAPTAMETDMADLVCSLVPSMEMVRMVSSGTEATMSAIRLARGYTGRDAIIKFEGCYHGHSDSLLVKAGSGLLTQGVPSSAGVPADFAKHTLTLPFNDIAAVEKTLAEVGQTVACIIVEPVAGNMNCVPPAPGFLEGLREQCDKHGVVLIFDEVMTGFRVSLGGAQGHYGIKPDLSTFGKIVGGGMPVGCFGGKREIMGCIAPLGPVYQAGTLSGNPLAMAAGLTTLKLISRPGFHAELTDYTSRMLDGLQQRADAAGVPFVTTQAGAMFGLYFSGADDIVTFEDVMSSDAERFKRFFHLMLEGGVYLAPSAFEAGFTSIAHGDKELQITLDAAEKAFAALK, encoded by the coding sequence ATGTCCCGTTCCGAAGACCTGTTCGCCAAAGCCCAGAAGCACATCCCAGGCGGGGTCAACTCGCCGGTCCGCGCCTTCAAGAGCGTTGGCGGCACGCCACTGTTCTTCAAGCATGCCGAAGGCGCCTACGTCGTTGACGAGGACGACAAGCGCTACGTCGACTACGTCGGCTCCTGGGGCCCGATGATCCTTGGCCACGGCCACCCGGACGTGCTGGACTCGGTACGCAAGCAACTGGAACACGGCCTGTCCTATGGCGCACCCACCGCCATGGAAACCGACATGGCCGACCTGGTCTGCTCGCTGGTACCATCCATGGAAATGGTCCGCATGGTGAGCTCGGGCACCGAAGCCACCATGAGCGCCATCCGCCTGGCCCGTGGCTACACCGGCCGTGACGCCATCATCAAGTTCGAAGGCTGCTACCACGGCCATTCCGACAGCCTGCTGGTAAAAGCCGGTTCCGGCCTGCTGACCCAAGGCGTGCCAAGCTCGGCCGGCGTGCCGGCAGACTTTGCAAAGCACACCCTCACCTTGCCGTTCAACGACATTGCCGCGGTCGAAAAAACCCTGGCCGAGGTCGGCCAGACCGTGGCCTGCATCATTGTCGAGCCCGTGGCCGGCAACATGAACTGCGTCCCCCCAGCGCCGGGCTTCCTTGAAGGCCTGCGCGAGCAGTGCGACAAACACGGCGTGGTACTGATCTTCGACGAAGTGATGACAGGCTTCCGCGTCTCCCTGGGCGGCGCCCAAGGCCACTATGGCATTAAGCCGGACCTGTCCACCTTCGGCAAGATCGTCGGTGGCGGCATGCCGGTCGGCTGCTTCGGCGGCAAACGCGAAATCATGGGCTGCATCGCCCCGCTCGGCCCGGTCTACCAGGCCGGCACCCTGTCGGGCAACCCGCTGGCCATGGCCGCCGGCCTGACCACCCTGAAGCTGATCAGCCGCCCGGGCTTCCACGCCGAGCTGACCGACTACACCAGCCGCATGCTTGATGGCCTGCAACAACGTGCCGATGCCGCTGGCGTACCGTTCGTCACCACCCAGGCCGGCGCCATGTTCGGCCTGTACTTCAGCGGCGCCGACGACATCGTCACGTTCGAAGACGTGATGAGCAGCGATGCCGAACGCTTCAAGCGCTTCTTCCACCTGATGCTGGAAGGCGGCGTGTACCTGGCACCGAGCGCGTTCGAGGCGGGCTTCACCTCCATCGCCCACGGCGACAAGGAGCTGCAGATCACCCTGGATGCAGCTGAAAAGGCCTTTGCTGCATTGAAGTAA
- the thiE gene encoding thiamine phosphate synthase — translation MKLRGLYAITDSQLLAGRFLSHVEAALEGGVCLLQYRDKSDDAARRLREAEGLMKLCERYGTQLLINDDAELAARLGVGVHLGQTDGPLTPSRALLGRRAIIGSTCHASLELAAQAASEGASYVAFGRFFNSVTKPGAPAANVELLEQARAQVKLPIAVIGGITLDNAAPLVAHGADLLAVIHGLFGADSAQEVTRRARAFNALFAS, via the coding sequence ATGAAGCTACGCGGTCTGTACGCAATCACCGACAGCCAGCTGCTCGCTGGCCGTTTCCTGTCCCATGTCGAAGCGGCCCTGGAAGGTGGCGTGTGCCTGCTGCAGTACCGCGACAAAAGTGACGACGCGGCGCGCCGCCTGCGTGAAGCCGAAGGGCTGATGAAGCTCTGCGAGCGCTACGGCACCCAGCTGCTCATCAACGATGACGCCGAACTGGCCGCGCGCCTGGGCGTTGGCGTACACCTGGGCCAGACTGACGGCCCGCTGACCCCGTCCCGCGCCCTGCTCGGCCGCCGGGCGATCATCGGCTCCACCTGCCACGCCAGCCTCGAGCTGGCCGCCCAGGCCGCCAGTGAAGGCGCCAGCTACGTCGCCTTTGGCCGCTTCTTCAATTCCGTTACCAAGCCGGGCGCGCCCGCCGCCAACGTTGAACTGCTGGAGCAGGCGCGTGCCCAGGTGAAACTGCCGATTGCCGTGATCGGCGGCATCACCCTCGACAACGCCGCCCCGCTGGTCGCCCACGGTGCCGACCTGCTGGCGGTGATCCATGGCCTGTTCGGTGCCGACAGCGCGCAAGAAGTCACCCGCCGCGCCCGCGCCTTCAACGCCTTGTTCGCATCCTGA
- a CDS encoding DUF1820 family protein, whose product MSKREPAIYKVIFLNQGQVFEMYAKQIYQSDLWGFLEIEEFVFGERSQLVVDPSEEKLKSQFEGVIRSFVPMHSIVRIDEVERLGTAKISEAKGGGNVMPFPMPMPEK is encoded by the coding sequence ATGAGCAAACGCGAACCTGCCATCTATAAAGTGATCTTCCTCAACCAGGGGCAGGTCTTCGAGATGTATGCCAAGCAGATCTACCAGAGCGACCTGTGGGGCTTCCTGGAAATCGAGGAGTTCGTGTTCGGCGAGCGCTCGCAGCTGGTGGTAGACCCGAGCGAGGAGAAGCTCAAGAGCCAGTTCGAGGGGGTGATCCGCAGTTTCGTGCCGATGCACTCGATCGTGCGAATCGACGAAGTCGAGCGCCTGGGCACGGCAAAGATCAGCGAAGCCAAGGGCGGCGGCAATGTGATGCCGTTCCCGATGCCAATGCCGGAAAAGTAA
- a CDS encoding LPS-assembly lipoprotein LptE, with protein MIKRNLLVVGLAVMLSACGFQLRGTGSTELSVKEMDVSARNAYGPTVVELRKVLERSGVNVHAGAPYRLVLTNEQERERSATYNSGNRTAEYELTTDLSYSIQGLNNLELLSDKLQVRKIYVRDGSNVTGSEQEANRAREEMRRDLVNAMVVRLQMLSPSQLDELQRKADERAKAEADALEAARRQQAETPQQSPLEVPGN; from the coding sequence ATGATCAAACGCAATTTGCTGGTAGTCGGCCTGGCGGTCATGCTCAGCGCCTGCGGTTTCCAGCTGCGCGGCACCGGCTCTACCGAGCTGAGTGTGAAGGAAATGGATGTCAGTGCACGCAATGCCTACGGCCCGACCGTGGTCGAGCTGCGCAAGGTACTGGAGCGGAGCGGTGTCAACGTGCATGCTGGCGCGCCTTACCGCTTGGTGCTGACCAACGAGCAGGAGCGCGAGCGCTCGGCAACCTACAACAGCGGCAACCGTACCGCCGAGTACGAGCTGACCACCGATCTGAGCTACAGCATCCAGGGCCTGAACAACCTGGAGCTGCTGAGCGACAAGCTGCAGGTACGCAAGATCTACGTGCGTGACGGCTCGAACGTCACCGGTTCCGAGCAGGAAGCCAACCGCGCCCGTGAAGAAATGCGCCGCGACCTGGTCAACGCCATGGTTGTCCGCCTGCAGATGCTGAGCCCGTCCCAGCTGGACGAGCTGCAGCGCAAGGCCGACGAGCGTGCCAAGGCCGAAGCCGACGCACTGGAGGCCGCTCGCCGACAGCAGGCCGAAACGCCTCAGCAGTCGCCGCTGGAAGTGCCGGGCAACTAA
- a CDS encoding HlyC/CorC family transporter, translating to MSEDRSSNGQKSWLGKLTQAFAHEPKNRQELLELLREAHQNKLLDSEALTIVEGAIQVADLQVRDIMVPRSQMNSIKAGQSPREFLPAVIDAAHSRYPVIGESHDDVLGILLAKDLLPLILKENGDSFNIKDLLRPATFVPESKRLNVLLREFRANHNHMAIVIDEYGGVAGLVTIEDVLEQIVGDIEDEHDVEEDSYIKPLPSGDFLVKALTPIENFNEFFDSEFSDDEFDTVGGLVMSAFGHLPKRNETTEIGSYKFRILNADSRRIHLLRLTPITR from the coding sequence ATGAGCGAAGATCGATCGAGCAACGGGCAAAAGTCCTGGCTGGGCAAACTGACCCAGGCTTTTGCCCATGAGCCGAAAAACCGCCAGGAGCTCCTTGAGTTGCTGCGCGAAGCCCATCAGAACAAACTGCTGGACAGCGAAGCGCTGACCATCGTCGAAGGCGCCATCCAGGTCGCCGACCTGCAGGTGCGCGACATCATGGTGCCGCGCTCGCAGATGAACAGCATCAAGGCAGGCCAGTCGCCTCGCGAGTTTCTGCCAGCGGTGATCGACGCCGCGCACTCGCGCTACCCGGTGATCGGCGAAAGCCACGACGATGTGCTCGGGATCCTGCTCGCCAAAGACCTGCTGCCGCTGATCCTCAAGGAGAACGGCGACAGTTTCAACATCAAGGACCTGTTGCGCCCGGCCACTTTCGTGCCCGAGTCCAAACGCCTGAACGTGTTGCTGCGCGAATTCCGCGCCAACCATAACCATATGGCCATCGTCATCGACGAATATGGCGGTGTGGCAGGCCTGGTGACCATCGAGGACGTGCTGGAGCAGATTGTCGGCGATATCGAGGACGAGCACGACGTCGAGGAAGACAGCTACATCAAGCCGCTGCCCAGCGGTGACTTCCTGGTCAAGGCGCTTACCCCGATCGAAAACTTCAACGAGTTCTTCGACAGCGAGTTCTCCGATGACGAATTCGACACGGTCGGCGGCCTGGTGATGAGCGCCTTTGGCCACCTGCCCAAGCGCAACGAAACCACCGAGATCGGGTCTTACAAGTTCCGTATTCTCAACGCCGACAGCCGGCGGATACACTTGCTGCGCCTGACCCCGATCACCCGTTAA
- the ybeY gene encoding rRNA maturation RNase YbeY encodes MLELDIQRATDAAAPDDAAFRRWCELALRQRSADSEMTIRLVEDAEGRELNHTYRHKDYATNVLSFPADVPDDLLDIPLLGDLVICVAVVEREAAEQGKSLEAHWAHLVIHGCLHLLGYDHIDDEEAEEMEGLERELLAELGHPDPYADDETDSITH; translated from the coding sequence ATGCTTGAACTTGATATCCAACGGGCCACGGACGCTGCCGCCCCGGATGACGCCGCCTTCCGCCGCTGGTGCGAACTGGCCCTGCGCCAGCGCAGCGCCGACTCGGAAATGACCATTCGCCTGGTCGAGGACGCCGAAGGCCGTGAGCTGAACCACACCTACCGGCATAAAGATTACGCGACCAATGTGCTGTCGTTCCCGGCCGATGTACCCGACGACCTGCTCGATATCCCGTTGCTGGGCGACCTGGTGATCTGTGTAGCAGTGGTCGAGCGCGAAGCGGCCGAACAAGGCAAGTCGCTGGAGGCCCACTGGGCGCACCTGGTCATTCACGGTTGCCTGCATCTGCTCGGCTATGACCACATCGATGATGAGGAAGCCGAAGAAATGGAAGGCCTGGAACGGGAATTGCTGGCAGAACTGGGTCACCCCGACCCGTATGCCGACGATGAAACCGACTCAATCACACACTGA
- the leuS gene encoding leucine--tRNA ligase produces MHEQYTPRDIEAAAQNFWDEQQSFAVTEQPGKDTYYCLSMFPYPSGKLHMGHVRNYTIGDVIARYQRMLGKNVLQPMGWDAFGMPAENAAMKNNVAPAKWTYENIDYMKTQLKSLGLAIDWAREVTTCKPDYYRWEQWLFTRLFEKGIIYRKNGTVNWDPADQTVLANEQVIDGRGWRSGALIEKREIPMYYFRITDYADELLESLDELPGWPEQVKTMQRNWIGKSRGMEVQFPYDQASIGHEGTLKVFTTRPDTLMGATYVAVAAEHPLATQAAQGNPALQAFIDECKSGSVAEADMATQEKKGMATSLLVEHPLTGEKLPVWVANYVLMHYGDGAVMAVPAHDERDFEFAHKYKLPVKAVVRTSAGDEVGNEWQAAYGEHGQLINSGEFDGLDFAGAFDAIEAALIRKELGKSRTQFRLRDWGISRQRYWGCPIPIIHCPSCGDVPVPEDQLPVTLPENVVPDGAGSPLARMPEFYECSCPKCGTAAKRETDTMDTFVESSWYFARYASPNYDKGLVDPKAANHWLPVDQYIGGIEHAILHLLYARFFHKLMRDEGLVTSNEPFKNLLTQGMVVAETYYRVASNGGKDWFNPADVEIERDAKAKIIGARLKTDGLPVEIGGTEKMSKSKNNGVDPQSMIEAYGADTCRLFMMFASPPDMSLEWSDSGVEGASRFLRRVWRLAQAHVSQGLPGKLDIAALDDAQKVIRRAIHAAIKQASTDVGQFHKFNTAIAQVMTVMNVLEKAPQASEQDRALLQEGLEAVTLLLAPITPHISHALWQHLGHAGSVIDAAWPSVDEQALVQDTVTLVVQVNGKLRGQVEMPAAASREEVEAAARSNENVLRFIDGLTIRKVIVVPGKLVNIVAN; encoded by the coding sequence ATGCACGAACAATACACGCCCCGTGATATCGAAGCCGCCGCCCAGAACTTCTGGGACGAGCAACAATCGTTCGCTGTTACCGAACAGCCAGGCAAAGACACCTACTATTGCCTATCGATGTTCCCGTACCCGAGCGGCAAGCTACACATGGGCCACGTGCGCAACTACACCATCGGCGACGTGATTGCCCGCTATCAGCGCATGCTGGGCAAGAACGTCCTGCAGCCGATGGGCTGGGACGCTTTCGGCATGCCCGCGGAAAACGCGGCGATGAAAAACAACGTCGCCCCGGCCAAGTGGACCTACGAAAACATTGATTACATGAAGACCCAGCTCAAGAGCCTGGGCCTGGCCATCGACTGGGCACGTGAAGTGACCACCTGCAAGCCCGACTACTACCGTTGGGAGCAGTGGCTGTTCACCCGCCTGTTCGAGAAAGGCATCATCTACCGCAAGAACGGTACCGTGAACTGGGACCCGGCGGACCAGACCGTACTGGCCAACGAGCAGGTCATCGACGGCCGTGGCTGGCGTTCGGGCGCGCTGATCGAGAAGCGCGAAATCCCGATGTACTACTTCCGCATCACCGACTACGCCGACGAGCTGCTGGAAAGCCTCGACGAGCTGCCGGGCTGGCCTGAGCAGGTCAAGACCATGCAGCGCAACTGGATCGGCAAGTCGCGCGGCATGGAAGTACAGTTCCCGTACGACCAGGCCAGCATCGGCCACGAAGGCACCTTGAAGGTCTTCACCACCCGCCCGGACACACTGATGGGCGCGACTTACGTCGCCGTTGCCGCCGAGCACCCGCTGGCCACCCAGGCTGCCCAGGGCAACCCGGCGCTGCAGGCGTTCATCGACGAGTGCAAGAGCGGCAGCGTTGCCGAAGCCGACATGGCCACCCAGGAGAAGAAGGGCATGGCCACTTCCCTGCTGGTCGAGCACCCGCTGACCGGCGAGAAGCTGCCGGTATGGGTCGCCAACTACGTGCTGATGCACTACGGCGATGGCGCGGTAATGGCCGTGCCGGCCCACGACGAGCGCGACTTCGAGTTCGCCCACAAGTACAAGCTGCCGGTCAAGGCCGTGGTGCGCACCAGCGCTGGTGATGAAGTCGGCAACGAATGGCAGGCCGCCTATGGCGAGCACGGCCAGCTGATCAACTCCGGTGAGTTCGACGGCCTGGACTTCGCCGGTGCATTCGACGCCATCGAAGCCGCTTTGATCCGCAAGGAACTGGGCAAGTCGCGTACACAGTTCCGCCTGCGCGACTGGGGCATCAGCCGCCAGCGCTACTGGGGCTGCCCGATCCCGATCATCCACTGCCCGTCCTGCGGCGACGTGCCGGTGCCGGAAGACCAACTGCCGGTCACCCTGCCCGAGAACGTGGTGCCGGACGGCGCCGGTTCGCCACTGGCGCGCATGCCTGAGTTCTATGAATGCAGCTGCCCGAAATGCGGTACTGCAGCCAAGCGCGAAACCGACACCATGGACACCTTCGTCGAATCGTCCTGGTACTTCGCCCGTTACGCCTCGCCGAACTACGACAAGGGCCTGGTCGATCCGAAAGCCGCCAACCACTGGCTGCCGGTAGACCAGTACATCGGCGGTATCGAACACGCGATCCTGCACCTGCTGTATGCGCGCTTCTTCCATAAGCTGATGCGCGACGAAGGCCTGGTCACCTCGAACGAGCCATTCAAGAACCTGCTGACCCAGGGCATGGTGGTCGCCGAAACCTACTACCGCGTGGCCAGCAATGGCGGCAAGGACTGGTTCAACCCGGCCGATGTCGAGATCGAGCGCGATGCCAAGGCCAAGATCATCGGCGCCCGCCTGAAGACCGACGGCCTGCCGGTGGAAATCGGCGGCACCGAGAAGATGTCGAAGTCGAAGAACAACGGCGTCGATCCGCAATCGATGATCGAAGCCTACGGCGCCGACACCTGCCGCCTGTTCATGATGTTCGCCTCGCCGCCCGACATGAGCCTGGAGTGGTCCGACTCCGGCGTCGAGGGAGCCAGCCGCTTCCTGCGCCGTGTCTGGCGCCTGGCCCAGGCTCACGTCAGCCAAGGCCTGCCGGGCAAGCTGGATATCGCTGCCCTGGACGACGCACAGAAGGTCATCCGCCGCGCCATCCACGCAGCCATCAAGCAGGCCAGCACCGATGTAGGCCAGTTCCACAAGTTCAACACTGCCATCGCCCAGGTGATGACCGTGATGAACGTGCTGGAAAAGGCCCCTCAGGCCAGCGAACAGGACCGCGCCCTGCTGCAGGAAGGCCTGGAAGCCGTCACCCTGCTGCTGGCACCGATCACCCCGCACATTTCTCACGCGCTGTGGCAGCACCTCGGCCATGCAGGGTCGGTGATCGATGCCGCCTGGCCGAGCGTCGACGAACAGGCACTGGTGCAGGACACCGTTACCCTGGTGGTTCAGGTCAACGGTAAACTGCGCGGCCAGGTCGAGATGCCTGCCGCGGCCAGCCGCGAAGAAGTCGAAGCCGCCGCCCGCAGCAACGAGAATGTCCTGCGCTTCATCGATGGCCTCACCATCCGCAAGGTCATCGTGGTACCGGGCAAGCTGGTCAACATCGTCGCCAACTGA